One Aspergillus oryzae RIB40 DNA, chromosome 2 genomic window carries:
- the ptcF gene encoding type 2C protein phosphatase ptcF (protein phosphatase 2C/pyruvate dehydrogenase (lipoamide) phosphatase), with translation MRRAALHAFRSARRVPVWRVAGRKPRAVSFSSSNPLALRPSSAGKHPSFIPATLHSSMHLRNFSLAVISTVVASGAWYAYQGGSSQSAAVAGLNRTISTSTTAYAEDPSESTRRALLVDNDQFYTATINGEEPLRKQTDDSDRRLLEMLTPEQATQKLRKNEESYLVNRGKGVVRYDVVQVPSNSPIEDDHAEKIVEVPSTVATAKEGEANSDWMFWGVFDGHSGWTTSAKLRNVLISYVARELNTTYKAAAADPSLLTPSPAAIDAAIKQGFTRLDNDIVHNSVEKVLKSNSRRVAAETLAPALSGSCALLAFYDSQSKDLKVACAGDSRAVLGRRGPNGKWSATALSEDQTGGTPSEMQRLRAEHPGEPNVVRNGRILGQLEPSRSFGDAFYKWSKETQDKIKRQFFGRTPHPLLKTPPYVTAEPVITTTKVEPSRGDFLVMATDGLWEMLSNEEVVGLVGQWIEQQQAGNVGGNKTWLKSWFGFESKQLPVETSQEAGTEGQRRPIRQQQYDISGAADRFTVEDNNAATHLVRNAMGGKDKDMVCALLTLPSPYSRRYRDDVTVEVIFFGESPDTRTVEINKEASAFEENSKAKL, from the exons ATGCGACGTGCAGCCCTTCACGCCTTCCGTAGCGCGCGTCGTGTACCGGTATGGAGAGTTGCTGGTAGGAAACCGCGTGCTGTGTCGTTCTCTAGCAGCAATCCGCTAGCTCTCCGACCCTCCTCCGCCGGGAAGCACCCTTCTTTCATCCCCGCGACCTTACACTCATCGATGCATCTCCGGAACTTTTCTCTTGCCGTGATATCGACGGTCGTTGCATCTGGGGCCTGGTACGCTTATCAGGGTGGCAGTTCACAGTCGGCAGCAGTAGCGGGCTTGAACCGGACCATATCTACTTCCACCACGGCGTACGCTGAGGATCCTTCGGAGTCAACCCGCCGCGCTCTTCTGGTGGATAATGATCAGTTTTATACCGCGACTATTAACGGAGAAGAACCGCTTCGCAAACAGACGGACGACTCTGACCGCCGACTTCTAGAAATGTTGACACCGGAGCAAGCTACGCAGAAGCTgaggaagaatgaagagTCGTACTTGGTTAACCGAGGCAAGGGTGTTGTTCGCTATGATGTGGTGCAAGTGCCTAGCAACTCGCCCATTGAAGACGATCATGCCGAAAAGATAGTAGAGGTGCCGTCCACAGTAGCTACAGCGAAAGAGGGCGAAGCCAACAGCGACTGGATGTTCTGGGGCGTGTTCGACGGGCATTC TGGCTGGACGACTTCCGCTAAGTTGCGCAATGTTCTCATTTCCTACGTGGCTCGGGAATTGAACACCACTTACAaggctgcggctgctgatCCTTCGCTACTTACACCTTCCCCTGCAGCTATCGACGCAGCTATCAAGCAGGGCTTTACCCGATTGGACAATGATATTGTGCACAACAGTGTCGAAAAGGTGCTCAAGTCTAACTCGCGGAGAGTCGCAGCCGAGACACTTGCCCCCGCTTTGTCCGGCTCTTgcgctcttcttgccttttaTGACTCCCAGTCAAAGGATTTGAAGGTTGCCTGCGCGGGTGATTCTAGGGCCGTCCTTGGTCGTCGTGGCCCGAACGGAAAGTGGTCTGCAACCGCGCTGTCGGAAGACCAGACCGGCGGGACTCCTTCCGAAATGCAGCGTCTACGGGCCGAACACCCTGGGGAGCCCAACGTTGTACGGAATGGAAGAATCCTAGGCCAACTGGAGCCTAGCCGATCTTTTGGAGATGCGTTCTACAAGTGGAGCAAAGAGACTCAAGATAAGATCAAGCGGCAATTCTTCGGAAGAACACCTCACCCTCTGCTGAAGACACCGCCCTACGTCACCGCCGAACCTGTCATCACTACCACCAAGGTCGAACCTAGCCGGGGAGACTTTCTCGTCATGGCTACTGACGGTCTCTGGGAGATGCTGAGCAACGAGGAAGTTGTCGGACTTGTCGGTCAGTGGATCGAGCAACAGCAGGCTGGAAATGTAGGCGGCAACAAGACATGGCTGAAGAGCTGGTTCGGTTTCGAAAGCAAACAGCTTCCTGTCGAAACATCACAAGAAGCGGGGACCGAAGGTCAGCGCCGCCCCATCCGCCAGCAGCAGTACGATATTTCAGGCGCCGCCGACCGATTCACAGTCGAAGACAACAATGCTGCCACCCATCTCGTGCGTAACGCCATGGGCGgcaaggacaaggacatgGTCTGCGCACTGCTGACCCTCCCTAGCCCATATTCTCGCCGCTACCG CGACGATGTTACAGTAGAAgttatcttcttcggcgaaAGCCCCGATACCCGCACTGTCGAAATCAACAAGGAAGCCAGCGCATTCGAAGAAAACTCTAAAGCCAAGCTCTAA
- a CDS encoding putative mitochondrial export translocase Oxa2 (predicted protein), translated as MRPFHRSLRAPRKTTLQQIRHFHPTRPSPFVNELLDASSAFIQGVHSISGLSWAVSIPLTALIVRSTVAMPLQIYTKIQARKERDLVPLLSSWKKHYKDDILRNQYKVDDVNDIQNLSAATPILAQRMKSKHADLKKRWNIPRYWKPLNFLQIPIWISVMEALRAMSGNDKGLIPYLLSLIEPTNSSGAPRLHLEVEPSLATEGALWFPDLLAGDTTGILPAALTMSILLNISAGWKAKKFSEMADLPKIELYRALTVRGIRAFIQVLALNVGLSSYYYEMPAALLLYWTTNLLFMMSEEASVKVTRVRHRSGHVRITRPRRSQYTCAQDDTLSLKRRLVPTSASDSLRGLFILIYTGWHVKEGYEQST; from the exons ATGAGGCCTTTCCATCGCTCACTCCGTGCGCCGCGGAAGACGACTCTGCAGCAAATCCGGCATTTCCATCCGACAAGACCGTCGCCTTTCGTCAACGAACTATTAGACGCTTCATCCGCATTTATACAGGGTGTCCATTCAATCAGTGGCTTGTCATGGGCGGTATCCATTCCATTGACCGCATTGATCGTCCGATCAACCGTCGCAATGCCTTTACAGATATATACTAAGATCCAAGCGCGCAAAGAGCGAGATTTGGTCCcacttctctcttcctggaagaaGCATTACAAAGACGATATACTGCGAAACCAATACAAAGTCGACGACGTTAACGACATTCAAAACCTTTCGGCTGCAACTCCCATACTAGCGCAACGTATGAAATCGAAACACGCGGacttaaaaaaaagatggaACATCCCAAGATACTGGAAACCGCTTAACTTCCTCCAAATCCCGATTTGGATATCGGTCATGGAGGCACTCCGAGCCATGTCCGGAAACGACAAGGGCCTTATCCCGTATCTCCTGTCCCTCATCGAACCTACCAATTCATCCGGAGCCCCCCGTCTCCATCTAGAAGTCGAGCCCTCCCTAGCGACAGAAGGCGCGCTTTGGTTCCCCGATCTACTAGCAGGCGACACAACGGGTATTCTCCCAGCCGCATTAACGATGTCTATCCTACTCAACATCAGCGCCGGTTGGAAAGCCAAGAAGTTCTCGGAGATGGCCGATTTGCCGAAGATAGAGCTGTATAGGGCTTTGACTGTGCGCGGAATTAGAGCTTTCATCCAGGTCCTCGCCCTGAATGTCGGTCTTTCGTCTTATTACTATGAAATGCCGGCGGCGCTTTTGCTTTACTGGACTACTA ACCTACTCTTCATGATGTCCGAAGAGGCATCGGTGAAGGTCACACGAGTCAGACACAGGAGCGGTCATGTCCGCATCACGAGGCCCCGTCGAAGTCAATACACCTGTGCACAGGATGATACACTTAGCCTTAAACGTCGACTTGTTCCGACTTCGGCCAGTGACTCGCTCAGAGGACTATTTATCCTTATCTACACGGGTTGGCACGTGAAAGAAGGATACGAACAGTCGACTTAG
- a CDS encoding alpha-1,2-mannosyltransferase ALG11 (glycosyltransferase) yields MLFLLKTAITVLALLATCVLLPRLPLAVLRFVLRGVGWVIQKRTRSRREYILSRVRAEDEEASSKRGRSSSGAHGEDEDWEKLDSSSSGSGTPGNNKAHESDDWNGIIGFFHPFCNAGGGGERVLWEAVRATQKRWPRAICAIYTGDHEVNKTAMLERVQNRFNIQLHAPTVVLLYLTTRKYVVSSMYPYMTLLGQSLGSLVVAYDAFNLLVPDVFVDTMGYAFTLAFCKMLFPSVPTGAYVHYPTISTDMLQSLDDTTGVKGINAGAGKGLKGQIKRKYWLAFARLYGWVGGNVDVVMCNSSWTSAHIRTIWGPSRREQTHKEPTVVFPPTAVSEIQSAITVDAESEKTREPIILYIAQFRPEKNHPLVLRSFARFLQERSKNPTSASQPQPKLVLIGSVRHASPDETHIYNLRLLAHELRIRDHTTFLCDASWPAILSHLGTASVGVNGMWNEHFGICVVEYQAAGLISVVHDSGGPREDIVVDLGDGATGFRASTEDEFAAAFEAALALPEQEKVAMRLRARKSALRFTEEEFSLKWINEIGKLVQLQGR; encoded by the exons ATGCTGTTTCTACTGAAGACGGCGATCACCGTCCTCGCGCTCCTCGCAACCTGCGTCCTGCTCCCCCGACTTCCCCTGGCGGTCCTCCGCTTTGTCCTTCGTGGTGTCGGATGGGTTATCCAAAAACGAACAAGGTCTCGTAGAGAGTACATTCTCTCACGAGTTAgggctgaagatgaggaggcttCATCTAAGCGAGGTAGATCGTCTTCTGGGGCtcatggagaggatgaggattGGGAGAAGCTCGACTCGTCTAGTTCCGGTTCGGGTACACCTGGCAATAACAAGGCCCATGAGAgtgatgattggaatggGATTATAGGGTTCTTTCATCCATTCTG CAAcgccggaggaggaggagaacgTGTTCTTTGGGAAGCTGTGAGGGCAACGCAGAAGCGCTGGCCCAGAGCGATTTGCGCTATATATACAGGAGACCACGAAGTGAACAAAACTGCCATGCTGGAGAGAGTCCAGAATCGGTTCAACATTCAACTTCATGCCCCGACAGTGGTGTTACTATACCTTACTACCCGTAAATATGTTGTCAGCAGCATGTATCCTTACATGACTCTGCTGGGTCAGTCTTTGGGATCCCTGGTTGTCGCCTATGATGCATTCAATCTTCTGGTTCCAGACGTGTTCGTCGATACCATGGGCTATGCTTTCACACTGGCCTTCTGCAAGATGCTTTTCCCGTCCGTCCCAACAGGTGCTTATGTGCACTATCCTACGATATCCACGGACATGCTCCAGTCTTTAGATGACACCACCGGCGTGAAAGGAATTAACGCTGGTGCCGGAAAGGGACTGAAAGGACAGATCAAGCGAAAGTACTGGCTTGCTTTCGCCCGTCTCTACGGCTGGGTTGGTGGCAATGTGGACGTCGTGATGTGCAACTCCTCCTGGACATCTGCACATATTCGCACCATTTGGGGCCCATCTCGGCGGGAGCAAACTCACAAGGAGCCAACTGTTGTATTCCCACCCACGGCCGTTTCAGAGATTCAATCGGCTATTACAGTAGATGCGGAGAGCGAGAAAACCAGGGAACCCATCATCCTGTACATTGCGCAGTTTCGGCCTGAAAAGAACCACCCATTGGTGTTGCGCTCATTCGCACGCTTCCTTCAGGAGCGCAGCAAGAATCCTACCTCAGCGTCGCAGCCACAGCCCAAATTAGTTCTCATTGGCTCTGTTCGTCATGCCAGTCCCGATGAAACCCACATCTACAATCTCCGGCTGCTAGCGCATGAACTCCGCATCCGCGATCACACCACTTTCCTATGTGACGCTAGCTGGCCCGCTATTCTCTCCCACCTCGGTACAGCATCGGTCGGCGTCAATGGAATGTGGAACGAGCACTTTGGCATCTGCGTTGTGGAATACCAAGCCGCTGGACTCATCAGCGTGGTACATGACTCTGGTGGCCCTCGCGAGGATATTGTCGTTGACCTGGGTGATGGTGCGACAGGCTTCCGTGCCTCAACGGAAGACGAGTTCGCCGCCGCGTTCGAGGCCGCGCTGGCTCTACCAGAGCAGGAAAAGGTGGCGATGCGCTTGCGTGCAAGAAAATCTGCCCTGCGCTTTACCGAGGAGGAGTTCTCCCTCAAATGGATCAACGAGATAGGGAAACTGGTCCAACTGCAGGGTCGGTGA
- the crzA gene encoding putative C2H2 transcription factor Crz1 (Zn-finger) — MASQDTLRDAGQSTADVKNRSVSPSAHPQHQYNNASPGLTLDPSFTVSSFQNSASFNANPNSNSPGADSYSYTAGGYLSPTSAQTLAPPDQAFSHSLQLQSFDPGLVNQLDHSSGLSMQPQLQQHQQPHEENFSTLLNSNPTDFDFSLYPNHSPNSTTASEYDSSLMLDTQMQGHPQQVNQAVNPVDLIGQMPSPHSVTSPQMSPQEQQPHHSSPGPMSPPNSTPGAYYTPQHSRHTSLDPASAAYMTGNAPPDWQSMMGNAAFQGHRRAPSEVSEVSSAAPSPYMSHHESFDGVDNNPSPLLAPQNDPGLYDSSLGIESFTLSEQQQQQQHQQGISPIHSPYISPQLMPQQGNDLIPNMPYISAPAGNRYSCPPTDIYGNGAEGVISMPQGTAMVGDIGQASQMAPPSINVEFAPPAKNPIFPPAKPAADLDSLSPPPSTRRMRSKSDPYAHPASRSRSPVSVSSSLEPLAPSSPRSLSPFDSTGRQPHSNPSSREPSPSRSRRLSTSSIDNRNYILGLADPQRPGASPNDSKRVQKHPATFQCHLCPKRFTRAYNLRSHLRTHTDERPFVCTVCGKAFARQHDRKRHEGLHSGEKKFVCRGDLSRGGQWGCGRRFARADALGRHFRSEAGRICIKPLLDEESQERERTLMDQQNQQHAGHLQPVPQPLMVPGMDGQHANGFVLPAALLAQYPALQNLQWDQITAAAEDPSDIGGRSSFDASSGGEFGFEDDESNLSSVSGMSGYGSPQDNLYVMNNQNQMLNVNPGDSGYA; from the exons ATGGCTTCCCAGGACACGCTCCGGGATGCAGGGCAATCCACTGCGGACGTTAAAAACCGCAGTGTGAGCCCCTCAGCCCATCCGCAGCACCAATACAACAACGCTTCGCCGGGCTTGACTCTAGATCCTTCCTTCACCGTTTCATCTTTCCAGAATTCAGCATCGTTTAATGCCAATCCGAATTCGAATTCACCTGGTGCCGACTCCTACAGCTATACCGCCGGCGGCTACCTCTCCCCGACCAGCGCGCAAACACTGGCCCCGCCCGATCAAGCCTTCTCTCACAGCCTCCAACTGCAGTCCTTCGATCCAGGGCTGGTCAACCAGCTCGACCACTCATCGGGCCTTTCGATGCAACCTCAGcttcagcaacatcagcagCCGCATGAGGAAAACTTCTCCACCCTGTTGAACTCAAACCCGACCGATTTCGATTTCTCCCTGTACCCGAATCATAGTCCCAACAGCACGACCGCCTCCGAATACGATTCCTCGCTGATGCTCGACACTCAGATGCAGGGACATCCCCAACAAGTCAACCAGGCGGTCAACCCGGTCGATCTGATCGGTCAAATGCCCTCTCCACACTCCGTAACCTCTCCGCAAATGTCTccgcaggagcagcagcctcatCATTCGTCACCAGGCCCTATGTCTCCTCCGAATTCGACCCCAGGGGCATACTATACCCCGCAGCACTCCCGCCATACGTCGTTGGACCCGGCCAGTGCTGCATACATGACAGGCAATGCGCCTCCGGACTGGCAGAGCATGATGGGCAACGCCGCCTTTCAGGGCCATCGGCGTGCCCCCTCGGAGGTGTCTGAGGTTTCATCTGCTGCGCCCTCTCCGTACATGTCACATCATGAGTCCTTTGACGGGGTAGATAATAACCCATCTCCGCTCTTGGCGCCTCAGAATGATCCGGGACTCTACGACAGCTCGCTCGGAATCGAATCCTTTACACTGTcggagcagcagcagcagcagcagcaccaaCAGGGCATCAGTCCCATCCACAGTCCGTACATTTCTCCGCAACTAATGCCCCAGCAAGGGAATGACCTGATCCCTAACATGCCGTATATCTCCGCTCCTGCGGGGAACCGATACTCATGTCCCCCCACAGATATCTATGGCAACGGCGCGGAAGGCGTTATCAGTATGCCTCAGGGAACCGCCATGGTTGGAGACATTGGTCAAGCGTCGCAGATGGCGCCACCATCCATTAACGTGGAGTTCGCGCCGCCTGCTAAAAACCCGATCTTTCCTCCAGCCAAGCCAGCGGCAGATCTGGATTCGTTAAGTCCACCTCCGTCTACGC GCCGCATGCGTAGCAAATCTGATCCGTACGCTCATCCGGCTTCTCGCTCACGGTCCCCCGTGTCAGTATCAAGTAGCCTGGAGCCTTTGGCCCCGTCATCCCCACGGTCATTGTCGCCGTTTGACTCGACGGGCCGCCAGCCACACAGTAACCCCTCGTCCCGGGAGCCTTCGCCCTCTCGGTCGCGTCGtttgtcaacatcatctATTGACAACCGCAATTATATTTTGGGTCTCGCGGACCCTCAGCGGCCCGGAGCAAGCCCTAATGATTCCAAGCGTGTTCAGAAACACCCTGCTACTTTCCAATGCCATCTTTGCCCCAAGCGCTTCACCAGAGCCTACAATCTCCGGTCCCATTTGCGGACTCATACAGACGAAAGACCATTCGTCTGCACCGTCTGCGGGAAGGCATTCGCTCGTCAACACGATCGTAAAAGGCATGAGGGTCTACATTCCGGCGAGAAGAAGTTTGTCTGCCGTGGTGATCTATCACGGGGCGGGCAGTGGGGATGCGGTCGCCGATTTGCGCGTGCAGATGCCTTGGGCCGTCATTTCCGATCAGAGGCGGGCCGAATCTGTATCAAACCACTCCTAGACGAAGAATCTCAAGAGCGAGAGCGCACACTTATGGATCAACAGAATCAGCAGCATGCGGGCCACTTACAGCCGGTCCCGCAACCGCTCATGGTGCCCGGAATGGATGGTCAGCATGCCAACGGTTTTGTTCTCCCAGCCGCGCTGCTGGCACAATACCCAGCTTTGCAAAACTTGCAGTGGGATCAGATAACTGCGGCAGCAGAAGACCCCAGTGACATCGGAGGTCGTAGTAGCTTTGATGCCAGCTCAGGCGGCGAGTTTGGcttcgaggatgatgagtcAAACCTCAGTAGTGTCTCCGGCATGAGTGGATACGGAAGTCCCCAGGACAATCTTTATGTGATGAACAATCAGAATCAAATGCTGAACGTCAACCCTGGGGACTCGGGGTATGCCTAA